A single Phragmites australis chromosome 4, lpPhrAust1.1, whole genome shotgun sequence DNA region contains:
- the LOC133916205 gene encoding protein ROLLING AND ERECT LEAF 2-like isoform X3 produces the protein MGSRSKNEDDKALVLCQERKRFVREALDGRCAFAAAHFSYIQSLRHTGFALRKFVEPEVPTDSSLYTSTSATPEPPTIRQKSTNLSPSFPHHANDSFSPVPSPLSSGRFHVNHMKARGNSVTTVEKVPVPVTATLQTSSPVRRHAVHDLDDSSTFEAPPGTPPWDYFGLFQPVENQISFDNEKELGHDFENADDIRRLREKEGIPDLEEEVEKSPAHLDDNRHLGEEKALDFKDVEKSPMNGGEDDLAFSEDDFDNPTSESLVRMFKNRNDALVGNTATDQSPAHLASEKVGLETIDSQTESERPKGDTKVLDISMYESDETPVVSPVKEVASLIAPPVNGKSKEPFRDTRNMARDLNSCMKEVEMLFIKASDSGKEVPRMLEADKVHFRPLLPEEKAPGSTASGFFGTLFACCREEVPVPQSPPQAEVKYLTWHRSMSSLSSSSRNPLGTISKDDTDGFTGNIFGSIYMNAGSHASTLDRLYAWERKLYDEVKASSAICRQYDEKCRQLRHQESRGESQMSIDKTRAVVKDLRSRIVVAIQRIDMISKNIEDLRDNELQPQLEELIGSLTCMWATMLECHRHQHEIIKLVYNSGNMKVLIRSESQFQATLLLQVELNTLCSNFQKWIASHRSYMQSLNSWLLKCVKSLQGKRKSSRKKKIEADPITKYAVAPIFKTCESWIKLLDDLRTKDLEDAIRGLAADIAHSMPCQERRRRSSKLMFSLSHSGRLNGEMGGIHRNDSPTDLQSSLEIFLGKLESFSSKSLQKYEGLEEEIKNAKKKYEEWK, from the exons ATGGGTTCACGATCAAAGAATGAAGATGACAAGGCCCTTGTCTTGTGCCAGGAAAGAAAACGATTTGTTAGAGAAGCTCTTGATGGAAGATGTGCTTTTGCAGCTGCTCACTTTTCTTATATTCAGTCATTGAGGCACACAGGATTTGCTTTGAGAAAATTCGTAGAGCCTGAAGTGCCAACAGATTCTTCATTGTACACATCAACATCTGCCACACCGGAGCCTCCTACCATTAGGCAGAAATCGACGAACCTATCTCCATCCTTTCCACATCATGCTAATGACTCTTTCTCCCCAGTTCCATCCCCTTTATCTTCAGGGCGTTTCCATGTCAATCATATGAAAGCCAGGGGGAATTCAGTGACAACTGTTGAGAAGGTGCCTGTTCCTGTAACAGCAACTCTGCAAACATCTTCCCCTGTTCGTAGACACGCTGTCCATGATCTGGATGATAGTTCTACATTCGAAGCTCCTCCAGGGACACCACCATGGGACTACTTTGGCCTTTTTCAACCTGTTGAGAACCAAATCTCATTTGACAATGAGAAGGAACTTGGTCATGACTTTGAGAATGCTGATGATATTAGGCGTCTTCGGGAGAAGGAGGGGATCCCAGATCTTGAAGAGGAAGTGGAGAAGTCTCCTGCCCATCTTGATGATAATAGGCACCTAGGAGAGGAGAAAGCTCTGGATTTCAAAGATGTTGAGAAATCTCCTATGAATGGAGGGGAGGATGATCTTGCATTTTCAGAAGATGATTTTGACAATCCAACGTCTGAATCTTTAGTGCGGATGTTCAAGAATCGCAATGATGCGCTTGTTGGAAATACTGCAACAGATCAATCACCTGCACATCTTGCTTCAGAAAAGGTAGGTTTGGAAACTATTGATTCTCAAACTGAAAGTGAAAGGCCAAAAGGTGACACGAAGGTGCTGGACATTAGCATGTATGAATCTGATGAAACTCCTGTGGTGAGCCCTGTGAAAGAAGTTGCATCTTTGATTGCTCCTCCTGTGAACGGGAAATCAAAGGAACCTTTTCGTGATACCAGAAATATGGCAAGGGACTTAAATTCATGCATGAAGGAGGTTGAAATGTTATTTATCAAGGCATCTGATTCTGGAAAAGAAGTCCCAAGGATGCTCGAAGCAGATAAAGTCCATTTTCGCCCTTTACTACCGGAAGAAAAAG CGCCTGGATCAACAGCATCAGGTTTTTTCGGAACACTCTTTGCTTGTTGCAGGGAGGAAGTCCCTGTTCCACAGT CCCCTCCTCAGGCTGAAGTGAAGTACCTTACCTGGCATAGATCAATGTCTTCACTTTCGTCATCATCTAGAAATCCTCTTGGGACAATATCAAAAGATGACACTGATGGTTTCACTGGAAATATCTTTGGTAGCATATACATGAATGCTGGCAGTCATGCCTCCACACTGGACAGGTTGTATGCATGGGAGAGAAAGCTTTATGATGAAGTTAAG GCGAGCAGTGCAATTTGCAGGCAATATGACGAGAAATGTAGGCAACTGAGGCACCAGGAATCAAGAGGAGAAAGCCAAATGAGTATTGATAAAACCCGTGCTGTTGTGAAGGATTTGCGCTCCAGAATTGTAGTGGCCATTCAGAGAATAGACATGATTTCTAAGAACATAGAGGATCTAAGGGACAATGAGCTTCAACCACAGCTAGAGGAATTAATTGGAAG CTTAACTTGCATGTGGGCAACAATGCTTGAGTGTCACCGGCATCAACACGAGATTATTAAGCTAGTATACAACAGTGGCAACATGAAGGTCTTAATTCGGTCGGAATCACAGTTCCAAGCAACTCTACTCCTCCAGGTGGAGCTAAACACATTATGTTCAAACTTCCAGAAATGGATAGCATCCCACAGATCGTACATGCAAAGCCTAAATTCATGGTTGCTCAAGTGTGTGAAGTCATTACaggggaagaggaagagttccaggaagaagaagattgaAGCTGATCCAATAACAAAGTATGCTGTTGCGCCCATATTTAAGACCTGTGAGAGCTGGATAAAGTTATTGGATGACTTACGAACCAAGGACTTGGAGGATGCTATTAGAGGCCTTGCTGCAGATATAGCCCATTCCATGCCATGCCAGGAGAGGCGACGCCGTAGTTCAAAGCTGATGTTCTCATTATCCCATAGTGGAAGATTAAATGGCGAGATGGGGGGAATCCACAGGAATGATTCTCCTACCGATTTACAATCAAGTTTGGAGATATTTCTAGGGAAGCTTGAATCTTTTTCGAGTAAATCATTGCAGAAGTATGAGGGTCTCGAAGAGGAAATTAAGAATGCAAAGAAAAAGTATGAGGAATGGAAGTAG